Part of the Terriglobia bacterium genome, CCGGTCTTTCCAGGGGTCGTGAATTTCGAAAGTGAGGGTCGAGAGCTGTCCGACTTTTATTGGACGCGGCGTCACATCCACATGCATGTGGTATTCGACGGGATCCGGCAGGCCCGAGACGAGCGCCATGCCGCAGCGGGCGCACTTGCCCGGACTGTTCGACCGGACATCCGGATCCATCGGACAGATATAGACTGAACCCGCGTTTTGCGCGGCCAAGGGCTGCGGCGCCGGCGCCTGGGGGCCCGCGGAAAAAGCAAACAGCAGCAATGCAAGCAGTGCTCGCATACTTACTCCTGCGAAGGCAACAGTGCGATTTTTACGCCAGACGGAATGCCGCCGATCATTGTACCAGCGGGAAGCTCGATCGGATTCAGAAACAAAAAAGGGTGCGCAAACTGGGGCTTGTATCCGTCGAGCCAGAGCAGCGGTTCGACGCGGCCATCGGGAAACTCCGCCGTGACCTGAAACGAACTATTCGATTTGGCTTCGACGACAAGCACGCCGTCCAGAGTGAACTGCTTCGCCAGTTTCAGGCCGCCGCTCACGGTGATCTCGCCTTTGCGGTGTTCGACTGGCGCTTTACCGCGCGGCCATGCGCTGTCTTTCATCATCTCGTCGAGCTTGTCTTTGGCGGGAAGATCCTTCGCATCTCCTTCCGGAGATCCGCCCTGCGCCCAGCTGGTGAGGAGTTCGAGCTGTTCGGGCGTTAAGGCCTGATCGTTGCGGAAATCGCCGAAGCCTTTAACCGCGCCCCACGGCGGCATACGCCGTTCAAGCACTTCCTCTTTGATGGCGGTCCGCCAGGGAAAAGCGTCCTTGTACTCGGCCATCGAGAAGGCCGCGCCGCCTTCCCGGTGACATGAGATGCAGCGGGAATAAAAGATGCGGGAAATCTCGCGGTCCCAGGTTACCGGCGTCGTAATGATGTCGTGAGGCGCGGCGCTTGCGCAGAGCGCCAGGATGACGATGGCAACGGAAACGGGCAGCTGAAGGCTGGAAACTGCAAATTGGCCGGGAGCCTTAAGTCTCCGATCTCCAATTTGCAATTTCCAACCTCCAATAATTACTTTTTCGGCGGATAGGTCTTCGCCAGATATTCCACGAGCACCGGCATGTCCTTATCGCCGAGGTTCGCGCCTTTGGCGACCATCGAAGTCACAACCTGCTGCCATTCATCTTTGCTGAGATGCTGATCGCCGACGAGATCCAGGTCGTGGCAGGCGGTGCAGACATCGGTGAGCACCTTCTTCGCGGCGTCGTCGTTGCCTGCGCTCGCCGCCACCGCTGTTCCC contains:
- a CDS encoding cytochrome c, whose translation is MQIGDRRLKAPGQFAVSSLQLPVSVAIVILALCASAAPHDIITTPVTWDREISRIFYSRCISCHREGGAAFSMAEYKDAFPWRTAIKEEVLERRMPPWGAVKGFGDFRNDQALTPEQLELLTSWAQGGSPEGDAKDLPAKDKLDEMMKDSAWPRGKAPVEHRKGEITVSGGLKLAKQFTLDGVLVVEAKSNSSFQVTAEFPDGRVEPLLWLDGYKPQFAHPFLFLNPIELPAGTMIGGIPSGVKIALLPSQE